The Chamaesiphon minutus PCC 6605 DNA window ATTCAAGCCAGTAAAGTCAGTGAGGTATTCGTCTGCTCGCAGCAGCCGATCGACAATCAAATTATTTTGTTTTGGAAATTAAAATCAGTTGGCATTCATCTCAGAATGGTACCGACGCAGCTACAGCTACCACAACGAGCTGCGGAAACCAAGATGATCGGTGAGATTACCACCAGCCGTTTTAAATCTATCTCGATTTTGGGAACTAGTTTTCGGCTGAAACAACTCTTGGATCGAGTCGCTGCATTTATCCTCCTGGTTATCCTATCGCCAGTTTTTTTAGCAATCGCGATCGCGATCCGCAGATCTTCCCCCGGCCTGATTTTTTACAAACAGGAGCGAATCGGTCTCAAAGGTCGTCCTTTCAAAGTTTGGAAGTTTAGGACGATGGTAGCAAATGCCAGTGAACTCCAAGCAGAACTCGAAGCCCAAAATGAAGTTAAAGGCGGAGTCTTATTTAAAATCAAAGCAGATCCGCGCATTACTAAAGTTGGTAAGTTTCTGCGCAAGTATAGCTTGGATGAGTTGCCACAATTAATCAACGTTCTCCAAGGTAGAATGAGCTTAGTGGGGCCACGTCCGATCTCAGTTAGGGACTATGAATTATCGATCCAAGATATCGAACAATTCTCGTCCGATAAATTATTGCGCTATGAAGTTTTGCCAGGAATTACTGGACTATGGCAAGTTAAAGGACGTACTAGTAGCGATTCTAATGAGATTTTTTATTGGGATATGGTTTATATCTTACAATGGTCTCTGACTCTCGATTTAAAAATATTACTCGAAACAATTAAGGTTGTTGTATGTAAAGAAGGATCTTATTAATTGATAATTGCAATTTTGGCTAATGACATAAAATCCGCTGTTACTATAGGCAACAGCGGATTTTATTTAGGAAAAACGACATCTAGGCAACCTAAGATCCCGCGACTACTTGGCAACTTGAGGTGCAGCAGTTGGATTACTCTGTGCGGGTGCGACTTTACTGGGCGCGCTCGTCACCTTGGGTGGTTGAGTGGCTTGCACTAATTGCTTAATTTGATCTTTATACTCAGCCGGAGCTAGATCGACAGCAGTACTCATCAGCGACTGTGCTTGGGTGAGATTACCCATCTGTTTGAACACCAGCGCTTTTGCCAAAACTGGCCGAAAATCTTGCTTATTGGCCTCGATCGCGGCATCATATATCCCTAACGCATCGGCATTGCGCTGTTGGGTGAGATAGATTTGCGCCATTAGGAGTTTAATCGGTGTGGCATCTGCATCGGTAGCAACAGTCTTCAAAGCGGTCTGCACTACACCCATAGCGGCTTCGGGACGTTTGGCATCGATGAGTAAACTTACCAATCCTTGTAGGGCATTAATATTTTGCGGTTGCAGTGCCAATACAGTCCGATAACTAGCTGTCGCTCCTTCTCGATCTCCCAAATACTGTTTGGTCTGAGCGACTAGCACTGTATAGTTGGGAGTCTGGGGATTGAGTGCGGCAATTTTTTCGAGTGGTGCCAAGCTGCCTTTGATATCGCCCAGTTGCAGCCGAGCATCTAGCAAGCCTTTAAGCGCGACTTGATTTTCTGGCTCTTTTTGCAATACCTGAGTGTAGCCGTTGATTTGCGATTGCAGTTGACTAGTTTGGGCGGCAGAAAGGCGATTGGCTTCGGTGGCAACCACAGCCCCACCATCTAAGACAAAATTAAATAGGGGAAATAGCGAAAATCCAGTTAGAGCCAGCAGAGACACAGCTACTACTAGATTGATGACCCAGCGATGACGATTTAACACAGACTGCTCTCAATGATGGACTATCGATCTTGTCGATCTTATTACAAAAGTGACTATTTAGCGCACAGCAGAGAAACTTGTTTTCAGCGGGGGAAGGAGGAAAGCGTTGCAAGTATTTACCTATACCCTTTCCCCTATACCCTTTGCCCTCATTTAAGGTTCGATAAAAGTATCGACATTCCCATCTGGCTGGAATAACACCCGAATTTTTTGGTCGCTACTGCCTGCGGCGGCTGGCGAAACTAGTTTTTGTCCCGGCTTGATAAATTTAGTCTCCCGGAGATAGGCACTGGCGGCTTCACCTTGGGGATCTATACTACGCACCACA harbors:
- a CDS encoding sugar transferase; this translates as MTDINEIDLTGNLWQIEDIRATNLSLRWRTPLVVLRSMILILLDAAMLFVSWQSADRLGTSGSIQISESIWPIIVISIGTLAASGFYGTDDRLHRFAKLLKSLTLAHSTILIGAFLYQPGMWWVTRSVFAFALALNFILVGSARFLLDLLIIQIRNRCPILQQPVALLGERGDIEKVQSIIKRSQQFRVERIIDFADWDLQSQLDPLFSLIQASKVSEVFVCSQQPIDNQIILFWKLKSVGIHLRMVPTQLQLPQRAAETKMIGEITTSRFKSISILGTSFRLKQLLDRVAAFILLVILSPVFLAIAIAIRRSSPGLIFYKQERIGLKGRPFKVWKFRTMVANASELQAELEAQNEVKGGVLFKIKADPRITKVGKFLRKYSLDELPQLINVLQGRMSLVGPRPISVRDYELSIQDIEQFSSDKLLRYEVLPGITGLWQVKGRTSSDSNEIFYWDMVYILQWSLTLDLKILLETIKVVVCKEGSY
- a CDS encoding tetratricopeptide repeat protein, giving the protein MLNRHRWVINLVVAVSLLALTGFSLFPLFNFVLDGGAVVATEANRLSAAQTSQLQSQINGYTQVLQKEPENQVALKGLLDARLQLGDIKGSLAPLEKIAALNPQTPNYTVLVAQTKQYLGDREGATASYRTVLALQPQNINALQGLVSLLIDAKRPEAAMGVVQTALKTVATDADATPIKLLMAQIYLTQQRNADALGIYDAAIEANKQDFRPVLAKALVFKQMGNLTQAQSLMSTAVDLAPAEYKDQIKQLVQATQPPKVTSAPSKVAPAQSNPTAAPQVAK